Proteins co-encoded in one Waddlia chondrophila WSU 86-1044 genomic window:
- a CDS encoding bis(5'-nucleosyl)-tetraphosphatase has translation MSLEVSYGIIPFRRLKRSIEILLIQHHAGHWSFPKGGAEPSEHPIDAAQRELREETGLEIKRLIIPEDTLCEHYFFNRGNDKVQKRVEYFIAEVEGELDIQIEEIRDSIWLSPEKIEDQATFPESKRICRRVIDLLMQL, from the coding sequence TTGTCTCTTGAAGTTTCCTACGGAATTATCCCTTTTAGGCGTTTGAAGAGATCAATAGAGATTTTGCTGATCCAGCATCATGCAGGACATTGGTCTTTTCCAAAGGGGGGGGCTGAGCCTAGCGAACATCCGATTGATGCTGCCCAAAGAGAGCTTCGGGAGGAAACAGGACTGGAAATTAAGCGGTTGATTATTCCGGAAGATACGTTATGTGAGCACTATTTTTTCAATCGGGGAAATGACAAAGTGCAAAAGCGGGTGGAGTACTTCATCGCTGAAGTTGAAGGGGAATTGGATATCCAGATCGAAGAGATTCGGGACAGTATTTGGCTATCACCGGAAAAGATTGAAGATCAGGCAACTTTTCCCGAATCCAAGAGAATCTGCCGTCGTGTCATCGACTTGTTAATGCAGCTATGA
- the cysS gene encoding cysteine--tRNA ligase, giving the protein MVTMASKIDINAIPLKFFNTITRSKDPFKPISGNRVSLYTCGPTVYNFAHIGNYRTYMFEDLLRRTLKFFGYEVEQVMNLTDVDDKTIRGATEQNVSLDAYTKPFKEAFFEDIRTLNIEPAEHYPAATDYIDQMIAMIEKLLEKGAAYRGADGSVYYAIETFKRYGCLSHLKIDELKSGASDRVASDEYEKDNVADFVLWKSYDPERDGKIYWDSPFGKGRPGWHLECSTMAMQILGETIDLHCGGVDNMFPHHENEIAQSEACSGQTFVKMWLHSEHLIIENKKMSKSLGNFFTLRDLLEKGYSGKQVRYILLQTHYKTQLNFTFEGLEAVKHSLQRLQDFVYRLQGVTGRETHHALDALLDQALLGFANGLADDLNISVALASLYELVRDVNGLIDQGKLGEGDANRVLELLKRFNSVLGVIDFEMKEESIPDDLIQALDDRIAARQNKDWSEADRLRDYIQSRGYVIEDFPSGSRLKKVEA; this is encoded by the coding sequence ATGGTAACCATGGCTTCAAAAATCGATATCAACGCTATCCCGCTTAAATTTTTCAACACGATCACAAGATCGAAAGATCCTTTTAAACCGATATCAGGCAATCGAGTTTCTTTATACACTTGCGGACCAACAGTGTATAACTTTGCCCATATCGGTAATTACCGTACGTATATGTTTGAGGATCTTCTTCGCAGAACGCTGAAATTTTTTGGTTATGAAGTGGAGCAGGTCATGAACCTCACTGATGTCGATGATAAGACAATTCGGGGGGCAACGGAGCAAAATGTCAGCCTGGATGCATACACTAAGCCGTTTAAGGAGGCTTTTTTCGAAGACATCCGTACGCTTAATATCGAGCCTGCCGAGCATTATCCTGCGGCGACCGACTACATTGATCAGATGATCGCCATGATTGAAAAACTGCTTGAGAAAGGGGCTGCTTATCGGGGAGCAGATGGCAGTGTTTATTATGCAATAGAAACCTTCAAAAGGTATGGATGTTTGTCCCATTTGAAAATAGATGAGCTCAAATCGGGAGCTTCGGATCGAGTGGCATCTGATGAATATGAAAAAGACAATGTGGCTGATTTTGTCCTTTGGAAAAGTTATGATCCGGAAAGGGACGGCAAAATTTATTGGGACAGCCCATTTGGCAAAGGGCGTCCGGGATGGCATTTGGAGTGTTCTACGATGGCAATGCAAATTTTAGGGGAGACGATCGATCTCCATTGCGGCGGTGTCGATAATATGTTTCCCCATCATGAAAATGAAATTGCGCAATCGGAGGCTTGCTCCGGCCAGACGTTTGTGAAGATGTGGCTTCATTCGGAGCACTTGATTATTGAAAACAAAAAGATGTCAAAGAGCTTGGGCAACTTTTTCACTCTTCGCGACCTGCTTGAAAAGGGGTATAGCGGAAAACAGGTGCGCTACATCCTTTTGCAAACCCATTATAAAACCCAGTTGAATTTCACTTTTGAAGGATTGGAGGCTGTTAAGCATTCGTTGCAGAGGCTGCAAGATTTTGTCTACAGGTTGCAGGGAGTGACTGGAAGAGAGACGCATCATGCGTTAGATGCTCTGCTTGATCAAGCGTTGCTGGGATTTGCTAATGGCTTGGCTGATGATTTGAATATTTCCGTTGCTTTGGCTTCCTTGTACGAGTTGGTGAGGGATGTGAACGGGTTGATCGATCAGGGAAAGCTTGGAGAAGGCGATGCTAACAGGGTATTGGAACTGCTTAAACGATTTAATTCAGTTCTCGGAGTGATCGATTTTGAAATGAAAGAGGAATCTATTCCTGACGATTTAATCCAAGCTTTAGATGATCGAATTGCTGCAAGGCAGAATAAAGATTGGTCTGAAGCGGATCGTTTGCGCGACTACATTCAATCAAGAGGGTATGTGATTGAAGACTTTCCTTCTGGATCTCGCCTGAAAAAAGTGGAAGCTTGA
- a CDS encoding AMP-binding protein, which produces MRKILEFLLVRFLRFALWFRYRIKIKGLEHLSKENLKKNGGVLFLPNHVAMVVDPLAITLTAWKKLPIRPTIVETYYFLPVVHTAMKFVNALPVPDFEKSTNSLKRKRHEKVMEELVKGLKNKENFLVYPSGRVKHTNIEKIGGASATHELVQKVPEANIILVRIKGLWGSMFSRALTGKSPDMFEKVKEGFWICLKNLLFFTPRREIIIEFEPAPSDFPYTASRLEFNRWLENYYNRPDGLSRQEGEYPGESLKLVSYSMWGEKLPAIDKPSKDADEETVRLDDIDDELQERVLDKLHELTELDKASIKPEMSLASDLGLDSLDTSELATFLQDQFETGPVPVTELTTVGRVIGIASKKISVEEEGKEDQGDLDDWFVKIPRYKAQIAHGDTIPEVFLHNCERMGSQPACADTRTGVQSYARLKLGVIILAEYIRHLPGKYVGILLPASVGAYLTVLAAQLAGKVPVMINWTLGAKHLRAVRKISNIEVVLTSWAFLERLDTVDLNGIDDITIMLESVKKEFTLKDKLRALLRSKFSAKRILKTFGGDQLKGDEQAVLLFTSGTESDPKGVPLSHGNILSNERAAFEAIDLYSDDIMFGILPPFHAYGFSTSGLMGLLSGIRSAFYPNPTDGKGLAKEFSRWGITVMSGAPSFIKGMLKSAKKDQMKTMRLCVTGAEKAPPELFELMADIGKEQCLLEGYGVTECAPILTANQPGKPRKGVGVPLPGIEMIVVHPETHQVLDRGQDGLVLARGPNIFEGYLNPGLASPFISVDGKDWYNTGDIGNLDDENRLTLSGRLKRFIKVGGEMVSLLSLELALLHVAPQKGWKVREEGPTLAVIAREDSGDRPQILLITTFDTSIDEVNQALRDEGFSNLVRCSDVFKIDEIPIMGTGKIYYRKLEEQFFANKEKSVV; this is translated from the coding sequence GTGAGAAAGATCCTTGAGTTTTTATTAGTGAGGTTTTTGCGGTTTGCTTTATGGTTCCGCTACAGAATCAAAATCAAGGGGCTGGAACACCTTTCCAAAGAGAATTTAAAAAAAAACGGTGGAGTGCTTTTTCTTCCTAATCACGTTGCCATGGTTGTTGATCCCCTTGCGATCACATTGACTGCTTGGAAGAAGCTGCCAATCCGCCCCACAATCGTTGAAACTTATTATTTCCTCCCTGTTGTGCATACCGCAATGAAATTCGTCAACGCGCTTCCTGTTCCCGATTTTGAAAAATCGACAAACAGTCTCAAGAGAAAGCGGCATGAGAAAGTGATGGAAGAACTGGTTAAAGGGCTAAAAAACAAGGAAAATTTTCTCGTTTATCCATCCGGCAGAGTAAAGCACACAAATATTGAGAAAATCGGAGGCGCATCCGCTACTCACGAGCTGGTCCAAAAAGTTCCCGAGGCCAACATTATTCTCGTTCGGATCAAAGGGCTGTGGGGGAGTATGTTTTCAAGGGCTTTGACAGGTAAGTCGCCAGATATGTTTGAAAAAGTTAAAGAAGGATTTTGGATTTGCCTGAAGAATTTGCTCTTTTTTACTCCGCGCAGAGAGATCATTATTGAATTTGAACCAGCTCCTTCGGATTTTCCTTACACAGCTTCCCGATTGGAATTCAATAGATGGTTGGAAAATTACTATAACCGTCCAGATGGCTTGTCTCGCCAAGAAGGAGAATATCCAGGCGAATCGCTGAAGCTTGTCTCTTACAGCATGTGGGGAGAAAAGTTGCCGGCGATTGACAAGCCCTCAAAAGATGCTGATGAAGAAACGGTTCGTTTAGATGATATTGACGATGAGCTGCAGGAGAGGGTTTTGGATAAATTACATGAGCTAACAGAGCTCGATAAGGCTAGTATCAAACCGGAGATGTCGTTAGCTTCCGATTTAGGACTCGATTCGCTTGACACATCCGAACTGGCGACCTTTTTGCAGGATCAGTTTGAGACAGGCCCTGTTCCCGTTACTGAGTTGACGACAGTTGGCAGGGTCATTGGAATCGCTTCAAAAAAAATCTCGGTGGAAGAAGAGGGAAAAGAAGATCAAGGAGACCTTGACGATTGGTTTGTAAAAATTCCTAGATACAAGGCGCAGATTGCACATGGCGACACGATACCGGAAGTGTTTCTTCACAACTGCGAGAGAATGGGCAGCCAGCCGGCTTGTGCCGATACGCGTACCGGAGTGCAGAGCTATGCGCGCCTTAAACTTGGAGTGATTATCCTAGCTGAGTATATCAGGCATCTTCCTGGGAAATATGTCGGAATCCTGCTTCCGGCAAGTGTAGGAGCCTATTTGACAGTGCTGGCGGCTCAGTTAGCGGGGAAAGTGCCTGTCATGATCAATTGGACGCTTGGAGCTAAACATTTGCGTGCGGTCAGGAAAATTTCCAATATTGAAGTGGTATTAACCTCTTGGGCATTTTTGGAACGGTTGGATACTGTTGATCTTAATGGGATTGATGACATTACAATCATGTTGGAAAGTGTGAAAAAAGAGTTTACCTTGAAAGATAAGCTGAGAGCTCTACTCCGTTCGAAATTTAGCGCGAAAAGAATTTTAAAGACTTTCGGGGGCGATCAATTGAAGGGAGATGAGCAAGCGGTATTGCTGTTTACAAGCGGAACGGAAAGCGATCCAAAAGGCGTTCCACTTTCCCATGGAAATATCTTGTCCAACGAACGGGCAGCTTTTGAGGCAATCGATCTATATTCAGATGATATTATGTTCGGCATTCTGCCTCCTTTTCATGCGTATGGGTTCAGCACAAGTGGATTGATGGGGCTGTTGTCTGGCATCAGATCGGCATTTTATCCGAACCCGACAGACGGCAAAGGATTGGCAAAAGAGTTTAGCAGATGGGGAATCACGGTGATGAGCGGTGCCCCTTCCTTTATCAAAGGGATGTTGAAATCTGCGAAAAAGGATCAAATGAAAACAATGCGGCTTTGTGTCACGGGGGCAGAGAAGGCGCCTCCGGAACTTTTTGAATTGATGGCCGATATCGGAAAGGAGCAATGTCTTCTAGAGGGATATGGCGTCACTGAATGCGCTCCGATCTTGACTGCCAATCAACCAGGAAAGCCTCGTAAAGGTGTAGGTGTTCCTTTGCCGGGAATCGAGATGATTGTTGTGCATCCCGAAACTCATCAGGTGCTAGACAGAGGGCAGGATGGCCTTGTTCTTGCAAGAGGGCCGAATATTTTTGAAGGCTACCTCAATCCAGGGCTTGCATCTCCGTTTATTTCTGTTGATGGAAAAGATTGGTACAACACGGGAGATATTGGCAATCTTGACGATGAAAACCGTCTGACTCTGTCAGGCCGACTGAAGCGCTTCATTAAAGTCGGAGGTGAAATGGTCTCTTTACTCTCTTTAGAATTGGCGTTATTGCACGTTGCTCCTCAAAAAGGCTGGAAAGTGAGGGAGGAGGGACCGACACTTGCTGTCATTGCGCGCGAAGATTCTGGGGACAGGCCCCAAATTCTCCTGATTACCACTTTTGATACGTCGATTGATGAAGTGAATCAAGCGTTACGCGACGAAGGGTTCAGTAATCTTGTACGCTGCTCCGACGTCTTTAAAATTGATGAAATTCCGATCATGGGAACCGGTAAAATTTACTACCGCAAATTGGAAGAGCAGTTCTTTGCGAACAAAGAGAAGAGTGTTGTATAG
- a CDS encoding 4Fe-4S dicluster domain-containing protein, producing the protein MDRKQFFKELVCMTVDLFERLPVGKVLSQTTDDRLKLRPPGAHPDEQEFLKRCTGCDACMVACPVHAIIIEDLERRDPLLYPKENPCIRCPGTPCITACPTEALHKSFGTALLRQVKNSH; encoded by the coding sequence GTGGATAGAAAGCAGTTTTTTAAAGAACTGGTCTGCATGACAGTCGATCTCTTTGAGAGATTGCCGGTTGGAAAGGTGTTATCGCAAACAACGGATGATCGATTAAAATTGCGTCCTCCTGGGGCTCATCCCGATGAACAGGAGTTCCTGAAAAGATGTACCGGCTGCGATGCTTGTATGGTGGCGTGCCCTGTCCATGCGATTATCATTGAGGATTTAGAGAGAAGAGACCCTTTGCTTTATCCTAAGGAAAATCCTTGCATCCGGTGCCCTGGCACTCCATGCATCACAGCTTGCCCGACTGAAGCTCTTCACAAATCGTTTGGCACAGCCCTACTCAGGCAAGTAAAGAATTCCCATTGA